In one Motacilla alba alba isolate MOTALB_02 chromosome 7, Motacilla_alba_V1.0_pri, whole genome shotgun sequence genomic region, the following are encoded:
- the ANKZF1 gene encoding ankyrin repeat and zinc finger domain-containing protein 1 isoform X2, giving the protein MCCLTCGQVFGSREEQTEHYRLDWHRFNLKQRLLGRRTLPEEAFEEKTRTGDVSSISGSDSDSSDVSSESELLPSVSDTRRTPQIPRSHKVLLRNAKGQLISAYRCVLVTGKGDIEEPVELTASLQSLSASTCWVVLMMGGGHFAGAVFRGLQVQEHKTFHRYTVRARRGTAQGLRDAQTAGSAPRSAGASLRRYNEAALLKDIQDLLAAWAQHLNEAQRIFLRAPHHNRALLFGGRNPPLIRGDPRICHIPLSTRRATLREVLRVHATLASLQVYGKDTPLEDITGSPRKVWQKRQQKAEVVPSLEDTTAPEDEEEEEEESPAGELETVEVTLGTLDLREFEVMPKRNRKRRKKRDKKVEKGPCTKETGGQPAVEPVTELQGEAEAGLLPWSNGGDPQTQLCDALFTACKIGDVQTLRHLLGVPENGGLPEHSEDGGSLDVARSLLNQPVDEQGCTLLHVAAQAGRAEAVCLLLEAGADPALRDRQERAPYCLSADRRTRNAFRKFMVDHPDKYDYSRAKVPGPLTQEMEAKKLEKKRAQKAQRKQREQAQREEQRRREQEQEEKRWFAALSDREKRALAAERRLAAQLQDTGTTLANISRCWHCGESLLGRIPFHYLDFSFCSTACLQTHRRAQAGRT; this is encoded by the exons ATGTGTTGCTTGACCTGCGGGCAGGTGTTTGGGAGCCGGGAGGAGCAG ACTGAACACTACCGTCTTGACTGGCATCGCTTCAACCTGAAGCAGCGCCTCCTGGGGCGCCGGACGCTGCCTGAGGAAGCGTTTGAGGAGAAAACCCGCACAG gTGATGTTTCCAGCATTTCAGGATCCGACTCGGATAGCTCTGATGTGAGCAGTGAGTCAGAGTTGCTGCCCTCTGTCAGTGACACTCGCCGGACCCCCCAGATTCCCCGCTCCCACAAAGTGCTGCTCCGCAATGCGAAGGGCCAGCTCATCTCTGCCTACCGCTGTGTGCTGGTCACCGGGAAG GGTGACATTGAGGAGCCGGTGGAGCTGACAGCATCACTGCAGAGCCTCAGTGCAAGCACGTGCTGGGTTGTGCTGATGATGGGTGGCGGGCACTTTGCAGGAGCAGTGTTCCGGGG CCTGCAGGTGCAGGAGCACAAGACCTTCCACCGGTACACGGTGCGAGCGCGGCGGGGCACGGCCCAGGGCCTTCGGGATGCCCAGACCGCGGGGTCAGCACCCAGATCGGCCGGGGCCTCCCTGCGCCGCTACAACGAGGCTGCGCTGCTCAAG gATATTCAGGACCTCCtggcagcctgggcacagcacctGAATGAAGCTCAGCGCATCTTCCTCCGGGCCCCTCATCACAACCGTGCGCTGCTCTTCGGTGGCAGGAACCCACCCCTCATCCGAGGAGACCCTCGCATCTGCCACATCCCCCTCAGCACCCGCAGGGCCACCCTGCGAGAGGTGCTGCGAGTCCACGCCACGCTGGCCAGCCTGCAGGTGTACG GGAAGGACACGCCACTGGAGGACATCACTGGGTCCCCCCGGAAGGTCTGGcagaagaggcagcagaaggcagaggtgGTTCCCTCGCTGGAGGACACAACTG CCCCAGAGGacgaggaggaagaggaggaagaaagccCTGCAGGGGAACTGGAGACTGTGGAAGTGACACTGGGGACCTTGGACCTCCGGGAGTTCGAAGTGATGCCCAAGCGAAACCgcaaaaggaggaagaagagggacaAGAAGGTGGAGAAAG GGCCTTGTACTAAAGAGACTGGTGGGCAGCCTGCCGTGGAGCCGgtgacagagctgcagggggaggctgaggctgggctgctTCCCTGGAGCAATGGAG GAGACCCTCAGACCCAGCTCTGTGATGCTCTGTTCACTGCCTGCAAGATAGGGGATGTGCAGACACTGCGGCACCTCCTGGGTGTGCCAGAGAATGGGGGCCTGCCAGAGCACAGTGAGGATGGGGGATCTCTGGATGTGGCCCGCTCCCTGCTGAATCAGCCCGTGGATGAGCAGGGCTGCACCCTGCTTCACgtggcagcacaggctggcagggctgaggctgtgtgtctgctgctggaggcGGGAGCGGACCCTGCCCTCAG ggacaggcaggagagggCCCCATACTGCCTCTCTGCTGACAGACGGACCCGCAATGCCTTCCGCAAGTTCATGGTGGACCATCCAGACAAGTACGACTACAGCCGTGCCAAG GTGCCAGGGCCCCTGACACAGGAGATGGAGGCCAAGAAGCTGGAGAAGAAGCGGGCACAGAAAGCCCAGCGGAAGCAACGGGAGCAAGCGCAGCGGGAGGAACAGCGCCGccgggagcaggagcaggaagagaagCGGTGGTTTGCAGCCCTGTCTGACAGGGAGAAG AGGGCACTGGCTGCTGAGAGGAGGttggctgcacagctgcaggacaCCGGCACGACTCTTGCCAACATCAG CCGCTGCTGGCATTGTGGAGAGTCTCTTTTGGGACGGATCCCTTTCCACTACCTCGACTTCTCCTTCTGTTCCACGGCCTGCCTGCAAACGCACCGCCGGGCCCAGGCTGGCCGCACCTAA
- the ABCB6 gene encoding ATP-binding cassette sub-family B member 6, mitochondrial: protein MAVLRGYCEGNNSITQAWVQQGFQPCFFFTLVPSVLLSVCLLLGALQYACYARFSRAMEPKYIPRSHLYRGQVLLSLFLALQPFGGLLWQGVGLRQLYGYMLLHACLWALSWGCAIALLQLEHTRVLAHDRTRGHGTVLLLFWALAFAAENLTLVCWRSPLWWWALEDTNQKVQFGFWLLRYICTFMLFILGMKAPGLPRKPYMLLINEEERDVENSQPLLTDASRTTSTWKDFRRKLRLLVPYMWPRGNHLLQGLVLFCMALMGLERAINVFVPIYYKNIVNELTVGAPWHTLAWTVCSYVGLKFLQGGGAGSTGFVSNLRTFLWVWVQQFTNRQVQVQLFAHLHGLSLRWHLGRRTGEVLRSVDRGTSSINSLLSYIIFSIVPTIADIVISIVYFTSVFSAWFGLIIFVCMSLYLTLTIFITEWRTKYRRDMNTRDNEAKSRAVDSLLNFETVKYYNAESYEVNRFNDAIVKYQVSEWKVSASLGLLNQTQNLVIGLGLLAGSLLCAYFVTENKLQVGDFVLFGTYIIQLYTPLNWFGTYYRMIQNSFVDMENMFELFHEEQEVKDVVNASDLRLEAGQIEFENVHFSYMDGKEILQDVSFSVMPGQTLALVGPSGSGKSTIIRLLFRFYDVQGGCIRIDGQDISQVKQASLRAHIGVVPQDTVLFNDTIANNIRYGRILATDQEVQEAARAADIHDRILSFPDGYNTQVGERGLKLSGGEKQRVAIARTILKGPHIILLDEATSALDTETERNIQASLAKVCAQRTTIVVAHRLSTVVGADQILVLKDGHIVERGRHEELLQKGGVYAGMWLQQQNGDEGESKEHRTEKPQSSKKAS from the exons ATGGCCGTGCTAAGGGGCTACTGTGAAGGAAACAACTCCATCACCCAAGCCTGGGTCCAGCAGggcttccagccctgcttcttCTTCACGTTGGTGccatctgtgctgctgagtgTCTGCCTGTTGCTGGGTGCCCTGCAGTATGCCTGCTATGCCCGCTTCAGCCGTGCCATGGAGCCCAAGTACATTCCCCGCTCTCACCTCTACCGTGGCCaggtcctgctgtccctgttcctggctctgcagccctttgGTGGGCTGCTGTGGCAAGGAGTGGGGCTGAGACAGCTCTATGGGTATATGTTGCTGCATGCCTGCCTCTGGGCcctcagctggggctgtgccattgccctcctgcagctggagcataCCCGGGTGCTGGCCCATGACCGAACACGGGGCCATGGCACCGTCCTCCTCCTTTTTTGGGCACTGGCCTTTGCTGCTGAGAACCTGACCCTGGTGTGCTGGAGGAGCCCTCTGTGGTGGTGGGCATTGGAGGACACCAACCAGAAG GTGCAGTTTGGCTTCTGGCTGCTGCGTTACATCTGCACATTCATGCTCTTCATCCTGGGCATGAAGGCCCCGGGGCTACCCCGTAAGCCCTACATGCTGCTAATCAATGAGGAGGAGCGGGATGTGGAGAATAGCCAG CCACTCCTGACTGATGCCAGCAGGACCACCTCCACCTGGAAGGATTTCCGGAGGAAGCTGCGGCTGCTGGTGCCATACATGTGGCCGAGGGGCAACcacctgctgcaggggctggtgcTGTTCTGCATGGCACTCATGGGGCTGGAGCGGGCGATCAACGTCTTTGTCCCCATCTACTACAAGAACATTG TGAATGAGCTGACAGTGGGTGCTCCCTGGCACACCCTGGCCTGGACTGTCTGCAGCTATGTGGGGCTGAAGTTCCTGCAAGGTGGAGGTGCCG GCTCCACTGGCTTTGTGAGCAACCTGCGCACCTTCCTGTGGGTGTGGGTGCAGCAGTTCACCAACAGGCAGGTGCAGGTGCAGCTCTTTGCCCACCTGCACGGGCTGTCCCTGCGTTGGCACCTGGGGCGTCGCACTGGTGAGGTCCTGCGTAGCGTGGACCGCGGCACCAGCAGCATCAACAGCCTGCTCAG CTACATCATCTTCAGCATTGTCCCCACCATTGCGGATATTGTCATCAGCATAGTTTACTTCACCTCGGTCTTCAGCGCTTGGTTTGGCCTCATCATCTTCGTGTGTATGAGCCTGTACCTGA CTCTGACCATCTTCATCACTGAGTGGAGAACCAAGTACCGTCGGGACATGAACACACGGGACAATGAGGCCAAGTCCCGGGCCGTGGACTCGCTCCTCAATTTTGAGACG GTGAAGTACTACAATGCAGAGAGCTATGAGGTGAACCGCTTTAACGATGCCATTGTCAAGTACCAG GTCTCAGAGTGGAAGGTCAGTGCCTCGCTGGGCCTCCTCAACCAGACCCAGAACCTGGTCATTGGCCtagggctgctggcagggtccctgctctgtgcctaCTTTGTCACCGAAAACAAGCTGCAG GTGGGGGATTTTGTCCTCTTTGGCACCTACATAATCCAGCTCTACACACCACTCAACTGGTTCGGGACTTACTATAG GATGATCCAGAATTCCTTTGTGGACATGGAAAATATGTTTGAGCTCTTCCacgaggagcaggag GTGAAGGATGTGGTGAATGCCAGCGACCTGCGCTTGGAGGCTGGGCAGATTGAGTTTGAGAACGTGCACTTCAGCTACATGGATGG GAAGGAAATCCTGCAAGATGTCTCTTTTTCTGTGATGCCTGGGCAGACCCTGGCTCTG GTGGGACCttcaggctctggaaagagcaCCATTATCCGTCTGCTCTTCCGCTTCTATGATGTACAGGGTGGCTGCATCCGCATTGATGGGCAGGACATCTCCCAG GTGAAGCAGGCTTCGCTGCGTGCTCACATTGGGGTGGTGCCCCAGGACACGGTGCTCTTCAACGACACCATCGCCAACAACATCCGCTATGGACGGATCCTGGCCACTGACCAGGAGGTACAGGAGGCAGCCCGGGCTGCTGACATCCACGACCGtatcctttcttttcctgatg GATACAACACGCAGGTGGGAGAGCGGGGGCTGAAGCTGAGCGGGGGTGAGAAGCAGCGCGTTGCCATCGCACGCACCATCCTGAAGGGTCCCCACATCATCCTGCTGGATGAG GCCACATCTGCACTTGACACAGAGACTGAGAGGAACATCCAGGCTTCTCTGGCCAAGGTCTGCGCCCAGCGCACCACCATCGTTGTTGCACACAG GCTCTCCACTGTGGTAGGTGCAGACCAGATCCTGGTGCTTAAGGATGGGCACATTGTGGAGCGAGGGAG gcatgaggagctgctgcagaaaggagGTGTGTACGCTGGcatgtggctgcagcagcagaatggGGACGAGGGCGAGAGCAAGGAGCACCGcactgagaagcctcagagcaGCAAGAAAGCGTCATGA
- the ATG9A gene encoding autophagy-related protein 9A, with product MAHFETQYQRLESSSTESPPGGGDLLVHVPEGAKSPWHHIENLDLFFSRVYNLHQKNGFTCMLIGEIFELTQFIFVVAFTTFLISCVDYDILFANKALNHSQHPTEPIKVTLPDAFLPPNVCSARIQANSFLICILVIAGVFWIHRLVKFIYNICCYWEIHSFYINALKIPMSTLPYYTWQEVQARIVQIQKEHQICIHKKELTELDIYHRILRFKNYMVAMVNKSLLPIRFRLPLLGDTVFYTRGLKYNFELIFFWGPGSLFENEWSLKAEYKRAGNRLELAEKLSTRILWIGIANFLLCPLILIWQILYAFFSYTEILKREPGSLGARCWSLYGRCYLRHFNELDHELHSRLSKGYKPASKYMNCFISPLLTIVAKNVAFFAGSILAVLIALTIYDEDVLAVEHVLTTVTLLGVGITVCRSFIPDQHLVFCPEQLLRVILAHIHYMPDHWQGNAHRYETRDEFAQLFQYKAVFILEELLSPIITPLILIICLRPKSLDIVDFFRNFTVEVVGVGDTCSFAQMDVRQHGHPAWMSAGKTEASIYQQAEDGKTELSLMHFAITNPKWQPPRESTAFIGFLKERVHRDSSVALAQQAVLPENALFSSIQSLQSESEPHSLIANVIAGSSALGFHMSRDGQASRHLSEVASALRSFSPLQSAQQPSSGFQASGRDGEGAQPRGASAMTASGADARTVSSGSSAWEGQLQSMILSEYASTEMSLHALYMHELHKQHAQLEPERHTWHRRESDESGESAHEELDTQRGGPVPIPRSASYPFSSPRQPAEETATLQTGFQRRYGGITDPGTVHRAPSHFSRLPLGGWAEDGQSARHPEPVPEESSEDELPPQIHKV from the exons ATGGCCCACTTCGAGACGCAGTACCAGCGCCTGGAGAGCTCCTCCACCGAGTCTCCCCCCGGTGGCGGCGACCTGCTCGTCCACGTCCCCGAGGGCGCCAAGT CTCCGTGGCATCACATCGAGAACCTCGACCTGTTCTTCTCTCGC GTCTATAACCTGCATCAGAAGAATGGCTTCACTTGCATGCTCATTGGAGAGATCTTTGAGCTCAC GCAGTTCATCTTTGTGGTGGCATTCACCACCTTTCTTATCAGCTGTGTTGATTATGACATCCTCTTTGCCAACAAAGCATTAAATCACAGCCAGCATCCCACTGAGCCCATTAAGGTGACTCTGCCAGATGCCTTCCTGCCTCCAAATGTCTGCAGTGCAAG AATCCAGGCAAACAGCTTCCTCATCTGCATCCTGGTGATAGCTGGGGTTTTCTGGATCCACCGACTCGTCAAATTTATCTACAATATTTGCTGCTACTGGGAGATTCACTCTTTCTACATCAATGCCCTGAAGATCCCCATG TCCACCCTGCCCTACTACACGTGGCAGGAGGTGCAGGCCCGCATTGTGCAGATCCAGAAGGAGCACCAGATCTGCATCCACAAGAAGGAGCTGACAGAGCTGGACATCTATCACCGCATCCTCCGCTTCAAGAACTACATGGTGGCCATGGTGAACAAGTCACTGCTGCCCATCCGCTTCCGCCTGCCCCTGCTGGGAGACACCGTCTTCTACACGCGTGGGCTCAAGTACAACTTTGAGCTCATCTTCTTCTGGGGCCCCGGCTCCCTCTTTGAGAACGAGTGGAGCCTGAAGGCTGAATACAAGCGGGCCGGGAACCgcctggagctggctgagaAGCTCAGCACTCGCATCCTCTGGATTGGCATTGCTAACTTCCTCCTCTGTCCCCTCATCCTCATCTGGCAGATCCTCTATGCTTTCTTCAGCTACACGGAGATCCTGAAGCGGGAGCCGGGCAGCCTGGGTGCCCGCTGCTGGTCTCTCTATGGCCGCTGTTACCTGCGTCACTTCAACGAGCTGGATCACGAACTGCACTCGCGCCTCAGCAAGGGGTACAAGCCAGCTTCCAAGTACATGAACTGCTTTATCTCCCCGCTTCTCACCATCGTGGCCAAGAACGTGGCCTTCTTTGCTGGCTccatcctggctgtgctcatCGCTCTCACCATCTATGATGAGGACGTGCTTGCGGTTGAGCACGTCCTGACCACGGTCACCCTGCTCGGGGTGGGCATCACAGTGTGCAG GTCTTTCATCCCTGACCAGCACCTGGTCttttgcccagagcagctgctgcgAGTCATCCTGGCACACATCCACTACATGCCTGACCACTGGCAGGGCAACGCCCACCGCTACGAGACCAGGGACGAGTTTGCCCAGCTCTTCCAGTACAAAGCG GTCTTCATCCTGGAAGAGCTCCTGAGTCCCATCATTACCCCTTTGATCCTCATCATCTGCCTGCGGCCCAAGTCCTTGGACATTGTTGATTTCTTCCGTAACTTCACTGTGGAGGTGGTGGGTGTGGGTGACACCTGCTCCTTTGCCCAGATGGACGTGCGCCAGCACGGCCACCCTGCG TGGATGTCAGCAGGAAAGACGGAGGCCTCCATTTACCAGCAGGCTGAGGATGGCAAGACGGAGCTATCCCTCATGCACTTTGCCATCACCAACCCCAAGTGGCAGCCACCCCGCGAGAGCACAGCCTTCATCGGCTTCCTGAAGGAGCGGGTGCACCGGGACAGCAGCGTGGCACTGGCTCAGCAGGCTGTGCTCCCTGAAAACGCCCTCTTCAGCTCCATCCAGTCCTTGCAGTCGGAGTCAGAG CCTCACAGCCTGATTGCCAATGTGATAGCAggctcctcagccctgggctTCCACATGAGCCGGGACGGACAGGCTTCCCGCCATCTCTCAGAAGTGGCCTCGGCTCTGCGTTCCTTCTCCCCACTCCAGTCTGCCCAGCAGCCTTCCAGTGGCTTCCAGGCAtcgggaagggatggagagggagcCCAACCTCGTGGTGCCAGTGCCATGACAGCCTCTGG TGCTGATGCAAGGACCGTGAGCTCGGGGAGCAGCGCCTGGGAGGGTCAGCTGCAGAGCATGATCCTGTCAGAGTATGCCTCGACTGAGATGAGTCTTCATGCACTCTACATGCACGAG TTGCACAAGCAGCATGCCCAGCTGGAGCCCGAGCGGCACACTTGGCACCGCCGAGAGAGTGACGAGAGCGgggagagtgcccacgaagaGCTGGACACTCAGCGGGGTggccctgtccccattccccgCTCTGCCAGCTACCCCTTCTCCTCACCACGGCAGCCTGCCGAGGAGACAGCCACGCTGCAGACTGGTTTCCAGAGGCGATACGGTGGCATCACAG ACCCAGGCACAGTGCACAGAGCCCCATCACATTTCTCCCGCCTTCCTCTGGGAGGCTGGGCCGAGGACGGGCAGTCAGCAAGGCACCCAGAGCCTGTGCCAGAGGAGAGCTCGGAGGACGAGCTTCCGCCACAGATTCACAAG GTATAG
- the ANKZF1 gene encoding ankyrin repeat and zinc finger domain-containing protein 1 isoform X1: MPENRSVFEAAQDPELLHGLTLVAGVAADAGPARLAPASHEKPAAASWEEKAHGVAEVPERMCCLTCGQVFGSREEQTEHYRLDWHRFNLKQRLLGRRTLPEEAFEEKTRTGDVSSISGSDSDSSDVSSESELLPSVSDTRRTPQIPRSHKVLLRNAKGQLISAYRCVLVTGKGDIEEPVELTASLQSLSASTCWVVLMMGGGHFAGAVFRGLQVQEHKTFHRYTVRARRGTAQGLRDAQTAGSAPRSAGASLRRYNEAALLKDIQDLLAAWAQHLNEAQRIFLRAPHHNRALLFGGRNPPLIRGDPRICHIPLSTRRATLREVLRVHATLASLQVYGKDTPLEDITGSPRKVWQKRQQKAEVVPSLEDTTAPEDEEEEEEESPAGELETVEVTLGTLDLREFEVMPKRNRKRRKKRDKKVEKGPCTKETGGQPAVEPVTELQGEAEAGLLPWSNGGDPQTQLCDALFTACKIGDVQTLRHLLGVPENGGLPEHSEDGGSLDVARSLLNQPVDEQGCTLLHVAAQAGRAEAVCLLLEAGADPALRDRQERAPYCLSADRRTRNAFRKFMVDHPDKYDYSRAKVPGPLTQEMEAKKLEKKRAQKAQRKQREQAQREEQRRREQEQEEKRWFAALSDREKRALAAERRLAAQLQDTGTTLANISRCWHCGESLLGRIPFHYLDFSFCSTACLQTHRRAQAGRT, encoded by the exons ATGCCGGAGAACAGGTCGGTGTTTGAGGCCGCTCAGGACCCTGAGCTCCTGCACGGGCTGACGCTTGTCGCCGGAGTCGCTGCGGATGCGGGTCCTGCCCGGCTGGCGCCTGCGAGCCACG AgaaacctgcagcagccagctgggaggagaaggcCCATGGAGTCGCCGAGGTGCCGGAGAGGATGTGTTGCTTGACCTGCGGGCAGGTGTTTGGGAGCCGGGAGGAGCAG ACTGAACACTACCGTCTTGACTGGCATCGCTTCAACCTGAAGCAGCGCCTCCTGGGGCGCCGGACGCTGCCTGAGGAAGCGTTTGAGGAGAAAACCCGCACAG gTGATGTTTCCAGCATTTCAGGATCCGACTCGGATAGCTCTGATGTGAGCAGTGAGTCAGAGTTGCTGCCCTCTGTCAGTGACACTCGCCGGACCCCCCAGATTCCCCGCTCCCACAAAGTGCTGCTCCGCAATGCGAAGGGCCAGCTCATCTCTGCCTACCGCTGTGTGCTGGTCACCGGGAAG GGTGACATTGAGGAGCCGGTGGAGCTGACAGCATCACTGCAGAGCCTCAGTGCAAGCACGTGCTGGGTTGTGCTGATGATGGGTGGCGGGCACTTTGCAGGAGCAGTGTTCCGGGG CCTGCAGGTGCAGGAGCACAAGACCTTCCACCGGTACACGGTGCGAGCGCGGCGGGGCACGGCCCAGGGCCTTCGGGATGCCCAGACCGCGGGGTCAGCACCCAGATCGGCCGGGGCCTCCCTGCGCCGCTACAACGAGGCTGCGCTGCTCAAG gATATTCAGGACCTCCtggcagcctgggcacagcacctGAATGAAGCTCAGCGCATCTTCCTCCGGGCCCCTCATCACAACCGTGCGCTGCTCTTCGGTGGCAGGAACCCACCCCTCATCCGAGGAGACCCTCGCATCTGCCACATCCCCCTCAGCACCCGCAGGGCCACCCTGCGAGAGGTGCTGCGAGTCCACGCCACGCTGGCCAGCCTGCAGGTGTACG GGAAGGACACGCCACTGGAGGACATCACTGGGTCCCCCCGGAAGGTCTGGcagaagaggcagcagaaggcagaggtgGTTCCCTCGCTGGAGGACACAACTG CCCCAGAGGacgaggaggaagaggaggaagaaagccCTGCAGGGGAACTGGAGACTGTGGAAGTGACACTGGGGACCTTGGACCTCCGGGAGTTCGAAGTGATGCCCAAGCGAAACCgcaaaaggaggaagaagagggacaAGAAGGTGGAGAAAG GGCCTTGTACTAAAGAGACTGGTGGGCAGCCTGCCGTGGAGCCGgtgacagagctgcagggggaggctgaggctgggctgctTCCCTGGAGCAATGGAG GAGACCCTCAGACCCAGCTCTGTGATGCTCTGTTCACTGCCTGCAAGATAGGGGATGTGCAGACACTGCGGCACCTCCTGGGTGTGCCAGAGAATGGGGGCCTGCCAGAGCACAGTGAGGATGGGGGATCTCTGGATGTGGCCCGCTCCCTGCTGAATCAGCCCGTGGATGAGCAGGGCTGCACCCTGCTTCACgtggcagcacaggctggcagggctgaggctgtgtgtctgctgctggaggcGGGAGCGGACCCTGCCCTCAG ggacaggcaggagagggCCCCATACTGCCTCTCTGCTGACAGACGGACCCGCAATGCCTTCCGCAAGTTCATGGTGGACCATCCAGACAAGTACGACTACAGCCGTGCCAAG GTGCCAGGGCCCCTGACACAGGAGATGGAGGCCAAGAAGCTGGAGAAGAAGCGGGCACAGAAAGCCCAGCGGAAGCAACGGGAGCAAGCGCAGCGGGAGGAACAGCGCCGccgggagcaggagcaggaagagaagCGGTGGTTTGCAGCCCTGTCTGACAGGGAGAAG AGGGCACTGGCTGCTGAGAGGAGGttggctgcacagctgcaggacaCCGGCACGACTCTTGCCAACATCAG CCGCTGCTGGCATTGTGGAGAGTCTCTTTTGGGACGGATCCCTTTCCACTACCTCGACTTCTCCTTCTGTTCCACGGCCTGCCTGCAAACGCACCGCCGGGCCCAGGCTGGCCGCACCTAA